The following proteins come from a genomic window of Anopheles ziemanni chromosome 3, idAnoZiCoDA_A2_x.2, whole genome shotgun sequence:
- the LOC131284481 gene encoding hepatitis A virus cellular receptor 1-like, with translation MYLDGICWKVLLYPWLVKLAHWKGICFDHFKTTTPFPFITLPPNYTFPSSTVSSPIPFTPLTSPMLTFSTGPSTGQTTVTSTTFPTASPTVSLTFSSTISTQTVPISTITSTTTQLPTFTVPGGTTFPTSTDTNPTLTSTSLFPTVTFTNPTQGPTTGTIPGAILTSTLSPITPLTGISPLPTFPSFLTTINPPPLTSTIPTTISCPIIPQTCPPSLLTSTPFGGSNPVPGIDPRQVFNGCPCIDPRFILATTASG, from the coding sequence ATGTATTTGGACGGAATCTGCTGGAAGGTGCTACTGTATCCGTGGTTGGTGAAGCTGGCACACTGGAAAGGCATATGCTTTGACCACTTCAAGACGACCACGCCGTTTCCGTTCATTACGTTGCCACCCAACTATACGTTCCCATCTTCCACGGTGTCCTCTCCGATTCCTTTCACTCCCCTGACCAGCCCTATGTTAACGTTCAGTACGGGTCCATCAACGGGTCAAACAACTGTTACCTCAACCACATTCCCAACGGCATCACCAACGGTGTCTCTAACCTTTTCCTCCACGATCAGCACCCAAACCGTTccaatttcaacaataacaTCTACCACAACCCAGCTGCCTACTTTCACAGTACCCGGTGGTACTACTTTCCCAACGTCAACCGATACAAACCCTACCCTCACGTCTACATCCCTATTTCCTACGGTTACGTTTACTAACCCTACTCAAGGACCCACTACCGGCACTATTCCAGGTGCTATCTTAACCTCTACCCTTAGCCCCATTACTCCTTTGACAGGAATATCTCCCCTGCCCACATTCCCATCGTTCCTTACGACGATTAATCCTCCCCCACTAACTAGCACAATTCCGACTACCATTTCCTGTCCTATCATTCCCCAAACGTGTCCTCCGTCCCTGCTAACGTCCACTCCGTTCGGTGGGTCCAACCCAGTGCCCGGTATAGATCCAAGACAAGTCTTTAACGGGTGTCCGTGTATCGATCCGAGATTTATTCTAGCTACTACCGCAAGCGGTTGA
- the LOC131288454 gene encoding 45 kDa calcium-binding protein has protein sequence MAKTAKFLRNAPRWSTLFPVLLYVLFILCILVLAFSSRESDPKHMKSDPLAKTDTKINVPSPLVYRRLEQSVVNELTAAFTKADTNGDKQLGVQELAKYINLKIREHIDNAIRTNPTMFVEIDHKPRDGLVSWDEYEGYWMREKGIQGDSHMKKSAFDKLDRKVKESIARDKALWMEAARTDPLSLTLDEFLSFRHPESSTVNLLNLVDDILRQFDVDGDDHLTVEEFSDVQTTDLGEGKKFILSQNVRERREEFTKVIDKNKDGRADRGELLSYVDPRHPRYAIQEATTLFSLADTNNDKKLTLNELFAKSAIFISSKMIHTAESFHDEF, from the exons ATGGCGAAAACGGCGAAGTTCTTACGTAACGCTCCCCGGTGGTCCACACTATTTCCGGTACTGCTGTACGTCCTCTTCATTCTGTGTATCCTGGTGCTGGCGTTTTCGTCTCGAGAAAGCGACCCAAAGCACATGAAAAGCGATCCTCTTGCCAAGACGGATACGAAAATCAACGTTCCTTCCCCACTGGTGTATCGCAGACTGGAGCAAAGCGTTGTCAACGAGCTGACTGCCGCGTTTACCAA AGCCGACACTAATGGCGACAAGCAATTGGGGGTGCAGGAGTTGGCAAAgtatatcaatttaaaaatacgCGAGCACATCGACAATGCCATCCGCACCAATCCAACCATGTTCGTGGAGATTGACCACAAACCACGCGACGGTCTCGTCAGCTGGGATGAGTACGAGGGCTACTGGATGCGAGAAAAGGGAATCCAGGGCGATAGTCACATGAAGAAGAGTGCTTTCGATAAGCTGGACCGCAAGGTAAAGGAGTCGATTGCGCGCGACAAAGCCCTCTGGATGGAAGCTGCAAGAACCGATCCGCTTAGCTTGACATTGGATGAGTTCCTGTCCTTCCGGCATCCAGAATCAAGCACCGTAAATTTGCTGAACCTGGTCGACGATATCCTGCGCCAGTTCGATGTTGACGGGGACGATCACCTGACGGTGGAGGAGTTTTCCGATGTACAGACCACCGACTTGGGCGAAGGCAAGAAGTTCATACTATCGCAAAATGTGCGCGAGCGGAGAGAGGAGTTTACGAAGGTGATCGATAAAAACAAGGATGGCCGGGCGGACCGAGGAGAACTTTTATCGTACGTCGATCCACGGCATCCACGCTACGCCATACAGGAAGCGACGACGTTGTTCTCTCTTGCTGATACTAATAACGATAAAAAGCTCACCTTGAATGAG CTCTTTGCCAAATCTGCAATTTTTATATCATCCAAAATGATCCACACCGCGGAAAGTTTCCATGACGAGTTTTGA
- the LOC131284480 gene encoding venom protease-like: MWLWRVSGLFVLIVHCVYSQDAQTCYTNTGVTGVCTSLSECPAAFQLNINPFSFFGGAQRGCQNFFLIGSVCCAQVPTNNAPQNAPTYNAPANTPSFNGQPNAPTYNVPAANPTQPTQTTTTSAPPGPSSATTKFPQSDPVSTTTARTSTIRTTPTVVLKSRIDSEPTFDKPVLLPTPETGCGLSDVEHNRIVGGVPAALNGWPWMALIGYEDQLGDVDFRCGGSLITDRHVLSAAHCILSSLSLVRLGEHDLGNQTESAHVDVPVYKYVSHPSYDTLDGHSDLAILFLTRTVEFNDAIKPICLPSIEPVRSEKFIGFNPFIAGWGRTEENGFEAKVLQELQIPILENDECVQRFKKIRKLFTRKQFDNAVICAGFLDGGKDSCQGDSGGPLMLPYLVNNKKYYYFQVGVVSYGIGCARAELPGVYTRVSNFIDWIEMQVKS, encoded by the exons ATGTGGCTTTGGAGAGTTAGTGGATTGTTTGTGCTTATTGTGCATTGCGTATATTCGCAAG ATGCTCAAACTTGCTACACCAACACGGGTGTTACTGGTGTTTGCACGAGCCTTTCGGAATGTCCAGCCGCCTTTCAGCTGAATATTAATCCTTTCAGCTTTTTCGGCGGGGCCCAGCGTGGCTGCCAGAATTTCTTTCTTATCGGAAGTGTGTGTTGCGCACAAGTTCCTACGAATAATGCTCCCCAAAACGCTCCAACGTACAACGCTCCGGCAAACACACCGTCCTTCAATGGGCAGCCAAACGCTCCGACGTACAATGTTCCGGCAGCAAATCCAACTCAACCTACACAAACCACTACGACTTCTGCTCCCCCGGGGCCTTCTTCTGCCACTACGAAATTTCCTCAG TCTGACCCTGTGAGCACGACGACGGCTCGTACATCGACCATTCGCACTACGCCAACAGTCGTTTTGAAGTCGCGTATAGACAGCGAGCCCACGTTCGACAAACCGGTCTTGCTACCTACACCCGAAACGGGCTGCGGGCTCAGCGATGTCGAGCACAATCGTATAGTTGGTGGAGTACCGGCCGCTCTTAACGGCTGGCCCTGGATGGCACTGATCGGCTACGAGGATCAGTTGGGTGATGTCGATTTCCGCTGCGGTGGTTCATTGATCACCGATCGTCACGTGCTTTCTGCGGCGCATTGCATACTGTCATCGCT GTCCTTGGTACGCTTGGGTGAGCATGATTTAGGCAATCAAACTGAATCAGCTCAtgttgatgttccggtatataAG TACGTATCTCACCCATCGTACGACACACTTGATGGGCATTCGGATTTGGCCATCCTGTTTCTCACACGCACCGTAGAATTCAACG ATGCAATCAAACCCATCTGCCTTCCTTCGATCGAACCGGTGCGCAGCGAGAAATTCATCGGCTTCAATCCGTTCATAGCGGGATGGGGGCGAACGGAGGAGAACGGCTTTGAGGCAAAGGTCCTGCAGGAACTCCAGATTCCGATCCTAGAGAACGACGAGTGTGTGCAGCGGTTTAAAAAGATACGCAAACTGTTCACCCGAAAGCAGTTCGATAATGCCGTCATTTGCGCCGGCTTCCTCGATGGTGGCAAGGACTCGTGCCAGGGTGATAGTGGCGGCCCGCTGATGTTGCCGTATCTGGTGAACAACAAGAAGTACTACTACTTCCAGGTTGGGGTCGTTTCGTACGGTATTGGGTGCGCCCGGGCGGAGTTACCTGGCGTGTACACAAGGGTTTCTAACTTTATCGATTGGATTGAAATGCAAGTTAAATCCTAA
- the LOC131287592 gene encoding venom serine protease Bi-VSP-like, whose translation MFKFTFLILSCLIIHNVQPQTGRSCYTPNGQIGVCQVFQYCSSLIRLYQYNRNQETVNFLLASQRSCGNRNYNGSPVLCCSDGVSYDQTTTSSPFVEVTTAAPAAPLRTADCIGPDNREGYCISIRSCPDVLNEFVRRQTDPDYVQYIRRSNGICNYVQPNICCPLNAAPPAPPTVIPPTSAPPTAPPTAPPTAPPPPPPAPVTEGPPPAPSSGPAELLTPETGCGFSAVEHNRVVGGVPAALNGWPWMALIGYKNTLGEVSFKCGGSLITKRHVLSAAHCLRRDLSSVRLGEHDTTTDGETNHIDVPVTRYEAHPMYDKKDGHTDLAVLFLEHEVQFNEAIKPICLPLSDTIRTKNFIGYMPFVAGWGRTQEGGKSASVLQELQIPIIANDECRTLYDKIGKVFSQKQFDNAVMCAGELMGGKDSCQGDSGGPLMLPQRFGTQFYYYQVGIVSYGIGCARAEVPGVYTRVASFVDWIQQKVAEPL comes from the exons ATGTTTAAGTTCACGTTTTTAATTCTATCCTGCCTGATCATACACAACGTGCAGCCGCAGA CCGGCAGATCCTGCTATACCCCGAACGGTCAGATAGGCGTGTGTCAGGTGTTTCAGTACTGCTCGTCGCTGATCAGACTGTACCAGTACAACCGGAACCAGGAGACGGTGAACTTCCTGCTCGCGTCCCAGCGCAGCTGCGGCAACCGCAACTACAATGGCAGCCCCGTGCTCTGCTGCAGCGACGGCGTCTCGTACGATCAAACTACAACCTCGTCTCCTTTTGTAGAGGTCACCACGGCCGCCCCGGCCGCTCCCCTGCGCACCGCCGACTGCATCGGACCGGACAACCGCGAAGGATATTGCATAA GTATCCGTAGCTGCCCGGATGTGCTGAATGAGTTCGTTCGCCGCCAGACCGATCCTGACTACGTGCAGTACATCCGCAGGTCGAATGGCATCTGCAACTACGTCCAGCCGAACATCTGCTGCCCGCTGAACGCGGCCCCACCGGCACCACCCACCGTCATCCCACCGACGAGCGCACCACCGACGGCCCCACCGACGGCCCCACCAACCGCAcccccaccgccaccaccagccccggTCACCGAGGGACCACCGCCGGCGCCCTCTTCCGGCCCGGCCGAGCTGCTGACGCCGGAAACCGGTTGCGGGTTCAGCGCCGTGGAGCACAACCGGGTGGTCGGCGGCGTCCCGGCGGCCCTGAACGGATGGCCCTGGATGGCGCTGATCGGCTACAAGAACACGCTCGGCGAGGTGTCGTTCAAGTGCGGCGGTTCGCTCATCACCAAGCGTCACGTGCTGTCCGCCGCTCACTGTCTGCGCCGCGATCT GTCCTCGGTTCGCCTGGGAGAGCACGATACAACCACCGACGGAGAAACGAACCACATCGATGTGCCCGTGACTCGG TATGAAGCGCATCCCATGTACGATAAAAAGGACGGCCACACGGACTTGGCCGTGCTGTTCTTGGAGCATGAGGTACAGTTCAATG AGGCCATCAAGCCCATCTGCCTGCCGCTGAGCGACACGATTCGCACCAAGAACTTCATCGGCTACATGCCGTTCGTGGCCGGCTGGGGCCGGACGCAGGAGGGCGGCAAATCGGCCTCCGTGCTGCAGGAGCTGCAGATCCCGATCATCGCCAACGACGAGTGCCGCACGCTGTACGACAAGATCGGCAAGGTGTTCTCGCAGAAGCAGTTCGACAACGCGGTCATGTGCGCCGGCGAACTGATGGGCGGCAAGGACTCCTGCCAGGGTGACAGCGGTGGTCCGCTCATGTTGCCGCAGCGTTTCGGCACGCAGTTCTACTACTACCAAGTCGGCATCGTCTCGTACGGTATCGGATGTGCCCGCGCCGAGGTCCCCGGAGTGTACACTCGGGTCGCCAGCTTCGTCGACTGGATTCAGCAGAAGGTGGCGGAACCGTTGTGA
- the LOC131286116 gene encoding ras-like protein 2, which yields MSRYNQTHAQTFKLVVVGGGGVGKSAITIQFIQSYFVTDYDPTIEDSYTKQCVIDDMPAKLDILDTAGQEEFSAMREQYMRSGEGFLLVFAVTDHASFDEIYKFHKQILRVKDRDEFPMLMVGNKSDLDHQRVVPLEEAQQLSRQLKIPYIECSAKLRINVDQAFHELVRVVRKFQLSERPPIDEKGKRKNRKKCCIL from the exons ATGTCCCGTTACAACCAAACGCACGCACAAACCTTCAAGCTGGTTGTTGTGGGTGGTGGAGGTGTTGGCAAATCGGCTATCACCATCCAATTCATACAG agtTACTTTGTAACTGATTATGATCCCACCATCGAAGACTCCTATACCAAACAATGCGTCATAGACGATATGCCAGCGAAGCTCGATA TTCTCGACACGGCCGGCCAGGAGGAGTTCAGTGCCATGCGCGAGCAGTATATGCGCTCCGGGGAAGGATTTTTGCTCGTGTTCGCCGTCACCGATCATGCGAGCTTCGATGAGATCTACAAATTTCACAAGCAAATCCTGCGGGTAAAGGACCGCGACGAGTTCCCGATGCTGATGGTGGGCAACAAGTCCGATCTGGACCACCAGCGGGTCGTGCCGTTGGAGGAGGCGCAGCAGCTGAGTCGCCAGCTGAAGATCCCCTACATTGAGTGCAGTGCCAAGCTGCGCATCAACGTCGATCAGGCATTTCACGAGCTCGTACGGGTGGTGCGAAAGTTTCAACTGTCCGAGCGACCGCCGATCGACGAGAAGGGAAAGCGAAAGAACCGAAAAAAGTGCTGCATACTGTAA
- the LOC131284483 gene encoding venom protease-like, translating into MCFKILLSHDSCLTPNAQRGICIVYVNCDIILQLLIRNANLHDPSIETFVAQSVCGYYDVTPMVCCPTLRFVQGTFNVTTSAPPVATTTTASSGSFYFENAPATPVGTISPSFGGTTKLPTNDADRCGMSNGTHTRVVGGVDAQLNAWPWMAALGYRGSSFELNAGPRFLCGGSLITTSHVLTVAHCTQNGLYFVRLGEHDLSSDQDGANPVDIYIQRWLVHERYDATLIRNDIALIWLQKSVSITDAVRPICLPLEARQRTKDLTYYAPFIAGWGAVAFNGPTASKLQEAQVVVLPVDQCAFNYKLYFPNQVFDDTVMCAGFPQGGKDSCQGDSGGPLMLPELSTNGQYYYYTLVGLVSYGYECARAGFPGVYVKVTAYLPWIETNLNA; encoded by the exons ATGTGTTTTAAGATTCTTCTATCGC ATGATAGCTGCCTCACCCCCAACGCCCAAAGGGGTATCTGCATCGTGTACGTCAACTGCGACATCATCCTTCAGCTACTGATCCGAAACGCTAATCTCCACGATCCATCGATCGAGACCTTTGTGGCGCAGTCTGTCTGCGGGTACTATGATGTGACACCAATG GTCTGTTGTCCAACTTTACGCTTCGTTCAGGGAACATTCAACGTCACTACTAGtgcaccgcccgtcgctactactaCCACTGCTTCTAGTGGGTCATTTTACTTTGAAAACGCTCCGGCAACTCCGGTGGGGACaatttcaccatctttcggaggTACCACGAAGCTACCAACGAACGACGCTGACCGGTGTGGTATGTCCAATGGGACGCACACGCGGGTAGTCGGTGGCGTCGATGCACAGTTGAATGCGTGGCCGTGGATGGCCGCCCTGGGTTACCGTGGGTCATCGTTCGAGCTGAACGCGGGTCCTCGGTTCCTGTGTGGCGGATCGCTCATAACAACTTCCCATGTCCTCACGGTTGCCCACTGTACCCAGAATGGTCTATACTTTGTGCGCCTCGGTGAACACGATCTCTCCTCCGACCAggatggggccaacccggtggACATCTACATCCAACGGTGGCTCGTACACGAACGCTACGACGCGACTCTCATCCGCAACGACATTGCGCTCATTTGGCTTCAGAAGAGTGTCTCCATAACGGATGCCGTTCGGCCGATCTGTCTTCCGCTGGAAGCGCGGCAACGCACGAAAGATCTAACCTACTACGCCCCGTTCATTGCCGGCTGGGGAGCGGTTGCATTCAACGGACCTACCGCAAGCAAGCTGCAGGAGGCTCAGGTGGTAGTACTTCCGGTCGATCAGTGCGCCTTCAACTACAAGCTGTACTTCCCCAACCAGGTCTTCGATGACACAGTGATGTGTGCCGGTTTCCCCCAGGGGGGCAAAGACTCCTGCCAAGGTGACAGCGGTGGCCCGCTAATGCTGCCGGAG cTCTCGACCAACGGTCAGTACTATTACTACACCCTCGTCGGTCTCGTCTCGTACGGATACGAGTGCGCTCGTGCTGGTTTTCCGGGAGTCTACGTGAAAGTCACTGCGTATTTGCCATGGATCGAGACGAACCTGAACGCTTGA